From Streptomyces griseorubiginosus, one genomic window encodes:
- a CDS encoding TetR/AcrR family transcriptional regulator — protein MVSRRDTKAQVAATTTPSRPRGRPRSFDRETALEKAILAFWERGYEATSVSDLTRVMDIGAPSLYAAFGDKRSLFEEAVSVYGSRYAAFADRALVEEPTARAAVERTLREAARAYTDPARPQGCLIAHAAINCTTPEVAESLRDRRNAMIAAFESRIRAGIATGELPPGTDARALARHSGAVVHGMSQQARDGASREELEAVAEIAMAIWPRT, from the coding sequence ATGGTGAGCCGCCGGGACACGAAAGCGCAGGTCGCAGCCACGACCACACCCTCCAGGCCGCGTGGCCGCCCCCGCTCCTTCGACCGGGAGACCGCGCTGGAGAAGGCGATCCTGGCGTTCTGGGAGCGCGGGTACGAAGCCACCTCCGTCTCCGACCTCACCCGGGTGATGGACATCGGCGCCCCGAGTCTGTACGCCGCCTTCGGCGACAAACGCTCGCTCTTCGAGGAGGCCGTGAGCGTCTACGGCTCCCGTTACGCGGCCTTCGCCGACCGTGCCCTCGTCGAGGAGCCCACCGCCCGCGCCGCCGTCGAGCGCACGTTGCGCGAGGCCGCCCGCGCGTACACCGACCCCGCCCGCCCGCAGGGCTGTCTCATCGCGCACGCGGCCATCAACTGCACGACTCCCGAGGTCGCGGAGTCCCTGCGGGACCGGCGCAACGCCATGATCGCCGCCTTCGAGAGCCGTATCCGAGCCGGCATCGCCACAGGTGAACTGCCTCCCGGCACCGACGCCCGAGCGCTTGCGCGGCACAGCGGCGCGGTCGTGCACGGCATGTCCCAGCAGGCGCGCGACGGCGCGAGCCGCGAGGAGCTGGAGGCCGTCGCGGAAATTGCCATGGCGATCTGGCCCCGCACATGA
- a CDS encoding SDR family oxidoreductase: protein MGVLAGRTALVTGASRGIGRAVAERLARDGARVAVHYGSNEAAAKETVTAIEAAGGSAFAIRAELGVPGDAETLWEAFDRHAQGLDILVSNAGMAIFAGIGETDEEMYDRTQAVNARAPFFIIKHGLHRLRDQGRIINVTAATEAAIAPIAATHMAKGAVTTLTRSLAAELAPRGITANSVGPGFIDTDLTSAALSDPAIRAHAESVSVFGRVGTASEVADVVAFLASPDSRWVTGQHIDATGGSLLSLH, encoded by the coding sequence ATGGGCGTGCTTGCGGGCAGGACAGCACTGGTCACCGGAGCGAGCCGGGGAATCGGACGGGCCGTGGCCGAGCGGCTGGCGCGGGACGGGGCGCGGGTCGCCGTGCACTACGGCAGCAATGAGGCGGCGGCGAAGGAGACGGTCACCGCGATCGAGGCGGCGGGCGGCAGCGCGTTCGCCATCCGCGCCGAGCTCGGTGTGCCGGGTGACGCGGAGACCTTGTGGGAGGCCTTCGACCGGCATGCGCAGGGGCTGGACATCCTGGTGAGCAACGCGGGGATGGCGATCTTCGCCGGCATCGGCGAGACGGACGAGGAGATGTACGACCGGACGCAGGCGGTCAACGCCAGAGCGCCCTTCTTCATCATCAAGCACGGCCTGCACCGGCTGCGTGACCAGGGCCGGATCATCAACGTCACGGCGGCCACGGAGGCGGCGATCGCCCCCATCGCCGCCACCCACATGGCCAAGGGGGCGGTGACCACCCTGACCCGCTCCCTCGCGGCCGAGCTGGCCCCGCGCGGGATCACCGCCAACTCCGTGGGGCCGGGGTTCATCGACACCGATCTGACCAGCGCCGCGCTCTCCGACCCGGCGATACGCGCACACGCCGAGTCGGTGTCGGTCTTCGGACGGGTCGGCACGGCGTCCGAGGTCGCGGACGTGGTGGCGTTCCTGGCCTCACCGGACTCCCGCTGGGTCACCGGGCAGCACATCGACGCGACAGGGGGATCGCTGCTGAGCCTGCACTAG